The following are from one region of the Salmo trutta chromosome 22, fSalTru1.1, whole genome shotgun sequence genome:
- the LOC115158633 gene encoding myosin light chain kinase family member 4 isoform X2: MENFLKDKDIWIVGSVCLVASFLWRRIWNLFTYKRKREKDRDTPSPDMQLKDNGVRDGKDKVKLSLKGLKAQKKKKPPHASDSVEALLLHQVEKLNRQNAELSHGNGVVLDMLLAPVVQPEDLEDLEGEEEEKRRTPEREEEQRAREEEERDIFGESVPEEEEGREEQVGEEEVENRREGGEEESSLSPEPLKSSEELGEVAASSINCVTEEDLLKDDLKKSRVEERKEEDEEGGVPEGVEPQAAQSKAEKMKEEEEVDDGQPEEYIIDFTPPPAAPFDHRIVTPKPHHIATFYAINRDEVLGGGRFGQVHKCVENCSGLTLAAKMIKARSQKEKDVVKNEIQVMNQLNHANLIQLYAAFESRHDIILVMEYVDGGELFDRIIDENYKLTELDTVLFIRQICEGLQYMHRMYILHLDLKPENILCVSRATNKIKIIDFGLARRYKPREKLRVNFGTPEFLAPEVINYEFVSFPTDMWSLGVITYMLLTGLSPFLGDNDNETLNNILACQWNFEEEEFTDISEEAKDFITRLLVKSKSWRMSASQSLKHSWLSDHNLHYRLHQKKHKCHSTHPYPPCRSRQSPIQNERPLQNDSQDPVGAL; encoded by the exons cTGAAGGACAATGGGGTGAGGGATGGAAAGGACAAGGTCAAACTCAGCCTGAAAGGCCTGAAAgcccagaagaagaagaagcctccACATGCATCAG ACTCTGTAGAGGCCCTTCTTCTACACCAGGTGGAGAAGCTCAACAGGCAGAATGCTGAACTTTCCCATGGTAACGGGGTGGTTCTGGACATGCTCCTTGCCCCCGTCGTCCAACCAGAGGACCTGGAGGAtctagagggggaggaggaggagaagaggagaaccCCTGAacgggaggaagagcagagggccagggaggaagaggagagggatatATTTGGTGAATCCGTgcctgaggaagaggaggggagggaggaacaagttggagaggaagaggtggagaatagaagagaaggaggggaagAAGAGTCATCATTGTCACCAGAACCTCTAAAAAG cTCTGAGGAGTTAGGTGAAGTGGCCGCCAGCAGTATAAACTGTGTCACAGAGGAGGACCTGCTAAAAGATGACCTGAAAAAgagcagagtggaggagaggaaagaggaggatgaagagggaggagtACCTGAGGGGGTAGAGCCTCAGGCTGCCCAATCAAAGGCAGAGAAGatgaaggaggaagaagaggtggatGATGGACAGCCAGAAGAGTACATCATTG ACTTTACCCCTCCGCCAGCAGCCCCCTTTGACCACCGTATTGTGACTCCAAAACCTCACCATATTGCTACCTTCTACGCCATTAACAGAGACGAGGTCCTAGGAGG GGGACGTTTTGGACAAGTCCACAAATGTGTGGAGAACTGTTCTGGACTGACTCTGGCTGCCAAGATGATCAAGGCCAGGAGCCAGAAAGAAAAG GATGTGGTGAAGAATGAGATCCAGGTGATGAACCAGCTGAACCACGCTAACCTTATTCAGCTCTACGCCGCCTTCGAATCACGCCACGACATCATCCTCGTCATGGAATA TGTGGATGGCGGGGAGCTGTTCGACCGGATCATAGATGAGAACTACAAGCTGACAgagctggacacagtgctgtttaTCAGACAAATCTGTGAGGGACTACAGTACATGCATAGGATGTATATCCTGCATCTAGACCTCAAG CCCGAGAATATTCTGTGTGTGAGCAGAGCCACAAACAAGATAAAAATTATTGACTTCGGGCTCGCCAGGAG GTATAAGCCCAGGGAAAAGCTGAGGGTGAACTTCGGAACGCCTGAGTTCCTGGCTCCGGAAGTCATCAACTATGAGTTTGTCTCATTCCCTACGGACATGTGGAGTCTGGGGGTCATCACTTACATGCT GCTGACAGGTCTGTCTCCATTCCTGGGGGACAATGACAATGAGACTCTGAACAACATCCTGGCCTGTCAGTGGAACTTTGAGGAGGAGGAGTTTACAGACATCTCTGAGGAGGCCAAAGACTTCATCACACGCCTGCTGGTCAAGAGCAAGAG tTGGAGGATGAGTGCCTCACAGTCACTAAAACATTCCTGGCTGTCGGATCACAATCTTCACTATCGCCTGCATCAGaag AAACATAAGTGCCATTCAACACACCCTTACCCGCCCTGTCGATCTAGACAG TCTCCCATCCAAAACGAGCGTCCCCTCCAAAATGACTCCCAAGACCCCGTGGGCGCCTTATGA